In Bacillales bacterium, one DNA window encodes the following:
- a CDS encoding glycerate kinase, whose translation MDLTLEAHSSSEVTMNILIAPDSFKGSVTAKEAAKAMEKGIRKVDPDADMQLVPMADGGEGTMSSLVEATNGSVYEVEVQDPLGRNIVAQYGVTGDGQTAIVELASASGLHTLLKEELDPRVASTYGTGQLIAHVLNQGLDNFIICLGGSATNDGGTGLLSALGFRFLDQDGKELKPGGLALKHLHTIDQSEVKQKVREAAFQVACDVNNPLIGSNGASAVFGPQKGATLDMVQQLDQSLEVLADCIKNQTGKCVHQYPGAGAAGGTAAGLLAFLDAELKPGIRLVIETLHLEELLSHHHFDVLFTGEGRIDGQTASGKVVAGLAELAKQYKIPTIALAGTMENDLKSLYEKGLTAAFSITDGPMTLEDAMKDGEFLIAKQAEQIYRLLKI comes from the coding sequence ATGGATTTAACGTTGGAAGCGCATTCATCATCGGAGGTCACCATGAATATTCTAATTGCACCAGACTCATTCAAAGGAAGCGTCACAGCTAAGGAAGCAGCAAAAGCGATGGAGAAAGGGATCCGTAAGGTGGATCCAGATGCAGACATGCAGTTGGTACCAATGGCGGACGGTGGCGAAGGCACGATGTCCAGCTTGGTCGAGGCCACGAATGGTTCGGTTTACGAGGTTGAAGTGCAGGATCCGTTGGGGCGAAATATTGTTGCACAATATGGTGTTACTGGGGACGGGCAGACAGCCATTGTCGAGCTTGCTTCAGCTTCAGGATTGCACACGCTGCTGAAAGAAGAATTGGATCCGCGAGTCGCTTCAACATACGGTACGGGTCAATTGATTGCACACGTATTAAACCAAGGGTTGGACAACTTTATCATTTGTCTTGGCGGCAGCGCAACAAATGATGGCGGTACAGGATTGCTATCGGCTCTCGGGTTTCGTTTCCTGGATCAGGATGGAAAGGAACTCAAACCTGGAGGATTGGCTCTTAAACATTTGCATACCATTGATCAATCCGAGGTTAAACAGAAGGTACGCGAGGCTGCCTTTCAGGTTGCCTGTGATGTTAACAACCCACTTATCGGTTCAAACGGCGCATCCGCAGTTTTCGGCCCGCAAAAGGGAGCAACTTTGGACATGGTGCAACAATTGGATCAATCATTGGAGGTGTTGGCTGATTGTATTAAGAATCAAACAGGAAAATGTGTTCATCAATACCCTGGAGCCGGTGCGGCCGGGGGAACCGCCGCTGGATTGCTGGCATTTCTGGATGCGGAGCTGAAACCCGGGATCAGACTTGTAATCGAAACTTTACATCTTGAAGAATTACTCAGTCATCACCATTTTGATGTGTTGTTTACAGGTGAAGGAAGGATCGACGGGCAAACCGCTTCGGGGAAAGTTGTCGCTGGGTTGGCTGAATTGGCCAAACAATATAAGATCCCGACTATTGCCTTGGCCGGCACAATGGAGAACGATTTGAAATCTCTTTATGAAAAAGGATTAACCGCCGCTTTCAGCATTACCGACGGTCCTATGACTTTAGAAGATGCGATGAAAGATGGGGAATTTCTGATCGCGAAACAAGCTGAACAGATTTATCGGTTATTAAAAATTTGA
- a CDS encoding GntP family permease, with amino-acid sequence MDTSLASAGPYILILLFISIIVIILLTTKFRLHPFLSIITATYLFGLGANLIGQIMFGKSLIESISKTMASGFGGILGEIGLVIIFGTIIGKVLEKTGAAVTMAETVLKWIGDRHPALGMSVIGWVVSIPVFCDSGYVVLSSLNKSVAKKANVNVVVTSVALATGLYASHTFVPPTPGPIAAAGNLGIGANGLIWVILFGAFVSLFTMFAGYIWATRFSKDLPADLPGLQETFEEYKAGFGNIPTAFQAFAPILIPIILMALGSIANFPVGTLPDGSKETLLSGGLYTVVDFVGKPVTALFIGVIFAFLLLAKNRGEEALTNWVGEGMKDAAIIIMITGAGGAFGTMIAATPIADYIKTLLGEGSIFVGAGALFILFFIAALLKTAQGSSTTALVVTSTIAMPLMSILGLDVMMGNIPIGQVLAVMAIGSGAMVVSHVNDSYFWVVSQFSGMSVTTAYRAQTMATLVQGITGIVVTFLLGLLFL; translated from the coding sequence TTGGATACGTCTTTAGCAAGCGCTGGGCCGTATATTTTGATTCTATTGTTTATCAGTATCATAGTCATCATTCTTCTAACAACAAAATTTCGATTACATCCATTTTTATCAATTATTACGGCAACTTACTTATTTGGTCTTGGTGCTAATTTAATCGGCCAAATCATGTTTGGCAAGTCGCTCATTGAAAGCATTTCAAAAACGATGGCTAGTGGATTTGGAGGTATTCTTGGTGAAATCGGTCTAGTCATCATATTTGGAACAATAATAGGAAAAGTATTGGAGAAAACGGGCGCAGCTGTAACAATGGCTGAGACCGTTCTGAAATGGATCGGTGACCGTCATCCGGCACTGGGGATGTCAGTCATCGGTTGGGTCGTTTCCATTCCTGTTTTTTGTGATTCCGGCTATGTTGTATTGTCTTCCCTCAATAAGTCAGTAGCCAAGAAAGCCAATGTCAATGTAGTTGTAACTAGCGTGGCGTTGGCAACGGGTTTGTATGCTTCCCATACATTTGTCCCGCCTACACCAGGCCCGATTGCGGCGGCAGGGAATTTAGGGATTGGGGCAAACGGTTTAATCTGGGTTATTTTATTCGGAGCTTTTGTTTCCCTATTCACAATGTTTGCAGGTTACATTTGGGCAACTAGGTTTTCAAAAGATTTGCCGGCTGATCTACCCGGATTACAGGAAACCTTTGAGGAATACAAAGCCGGCTTTGGGAATATCCCAACGGCTTTTCAGGCTTTTGCCCCGATTTTGATTCCGATCATTTTGATGGCTCTAGGCTCAATCGCGAACTTTCCTGTTGGTACTTTGCCTGATGGCTCGAAAGAAACCTTATTGTCGGGTGGATTGTACACAGTCGTAGATTTTGTAGGGAAACCGGTCACAGCACTCTTTATCGGCGTGATTTTCGCATTTTTGTTATTGGCAAAAAATCGCGGTGAAGAAGCGTTAACGAACTGGGTCGGAGAAGGCATGAAGGATGCAGCGATAATAATAATGATTACCGGCGCTGGCGGTGCCTTTGGTACGATGATCGCGGCTACACCGATTGCAGATTATATTAAGACTTTACTTGGCGAAGGCTCGATCTTCGTTGGTGCCGGTGCCTTGTTTATTCTATTTTTTATTGCGGCTTTGTTGAAAACCGCTCAGGGAAGTTCGACTACAGCTTTGGTTGTAACTTCAACAATTGCGATGCCGTTGATGTCCATTCTCGGGTTGGATGTCATGATGGGCAACATTCCAATTGGCCAAGTACTGGCGGTAATGGCGATTGGTTCCGGAGCTATGGTTGTCAGCCATGTCAATGACTCGTATTTCTGGGTCGTATCGCAGTTCTCCGGAATGAGTGTCACCACTGCCTATCGAGCCCAAACCATGGCAACTTTGGTACAGGGGATAACCGGAATTGTTGTAACGTTCTTGCTTGGTTTGTTATTTTTATAG
- a CDS encoding gamma carbonic anhydrase family protein has product MNYSLNEKIPKVHASTYIAPGAHIIGDVELQEDSSVWFNAVVRADNAKVTIGIGSNVQDGAVIHVDEGFPAAIGDHVVVGHNATLHGCTVRDGALIGMGATVLNAAVIEEGALVAAGALVREGMNVPAGMLAAGVPAKIVRELLPLEQERIVQSARGYIEKAQLYKSKGMFQDPHR; this is encoded by the coding sequence ATGAATTACTCATTGAATGAAAAAATACCTAAAGTACACGCAAGCACATACATAGCACCGGGAGCGCATATTATCGGTGACGTTGAATTGCAAGAGGATTCGTCCGTCTGGTTTAACGCAGTAGTCCGGGCGGATAATGCCAAAGTAACGATCGGGATCGGCTCCAACGTGCAAGACGGGGCGGTTATTCATGTCGACGAAGGGTTCCCGGCAGCAATTGGAGATCACGTCGTTGTCGGGCATAATGCGACGCTTCACGGCTGCACGGTTCGTGACGGCGCATTGATCGGCATGGGGGCGACCGTTTTGAACGCCGCGGTCATTGAAGAAGGTGCACTTGTTGCCGCAGGCGCACTTGTACGGGAAGGCATGAACGTGCCGGCAGGGATGCTTGCAGCCGGTGTTCCGGCGAAAATTGTCAGGGAATTGCTGCCGCTTGAACAAGAACGAATCGTGCAAAGTGCCCGCGGTTATATCGAGAAAGCGCAGCTGTACAAAAGCAAAGGCATGTTTCAGGACCCGCATCGGTAA
- a CDS encoding aldo/keto reductase family protein has product MNYRRLGNSGLKISEVGLGSWLTYGESVGPTVAEQCIHKAYELGINFFDTANVYNRGEAEKVVGKALAAYPRESYVLATKVFFPMGDGPNDRGLSRKHIIEQCDASLQRLGVDYVDLYQCHRFDEHSPTEETLMALDDLVRQGKILYYGVSEWRAEQLTDAVHITKERNLHPLVSNQPIYNMLDRYIEKEVLPASERHGIGQVVFSPLAQGVLTGKYKPGQAVPPDSRAADEGINGWIQRYLHDDILEGVAKLDAIAAELGIRLSQLAVAWILRQPGVSSAIVGASRPSQVEENVKAAEVQLPEDVLAEIETILNDVERHVPKR; this is encoded by the coding sequence ATGAATTATCGGAGACTCGGAAACAGCGGTTTGAAAATTAGCGAAGTCGGTCTTGGCAGTTGGTTGACGTATGGCGAATCGGTCGGCCCAACCGTTGCGGAACAGTGCATTCATAAGGCGTACGAGCTTGGCATCAATTTTTTCGATACGGCGAATGTTTACAACCGCGGCGAAGCGGAAAAAGTTGTCGGGAAGGCGCTCGCGGCCTATCCGCGCGAGTCGTATGTATTGGCGACGAAAGTATTTTTTCCGATGGGGGACGGTCCGAACGACCGCGGTTTGTCGAGAAAACATATCATTGAGCAATGTGATGCGAGTTTGCAGCGCTTAGGTGTCGACTACGTCGACCTTTACCAATGTCACCGGTTTGACGAGCATTCACCGACGGAAGAAACATTGATGGCGCTCGATGATTTGGTGCGTCAAGGGAAAATATTGTATTACGGAGTGAGTGAATGGAGGGCGGAGCAATTGACAGATGCGGTCCATATCACAAAAGAGCGAAACCTTCATCCGCTCGTTTCGAATCAACCGATTTACAACATGCTCGATCGTTACATCGAAAAAGAAGTCTTGCCCGCAAGCGAAAGACACGGAATCGGCCAAGTCGTATTTTCGCCGCTCGCACAAGGCGTCTTGACCGGCAAATATAAACCCGGGCAGGCGGTTCCGCCTGACAGCCGAGCGGCTGACGAAGGCATCAACGGCTGGATTCAGCGATATTTGCATGACGACATTTTGGAAGGCGTCGCGAAGCTCGATGCGATTGCCGCTGAACTCGGCATTCGGTTGTCGCAGCTGGCCGTCGCGTGGATTTTGCGGCAGCCGGGTGTAAGTTCGGCGATCGTCGGTGCGAGCCGACCGTCGCAAGTGGAGGAAAACGTGAAGGCGGCGGAAGTTCAGCTGCCGGAAGATGTATTGGCAGAAATCGAGACGATTTTGAACGATGTGGAGCGTCATGTTCCGAAAAGGTAG
- a CDS encoding DMT family transporter, whose protein sequence is MAQLATYGLLVFIMMVWGLNVIAIKILVQHFPPVLITSLRIFLAGMIVFLLLIFQKRLRPLTKKESFYAVAGSLLGMVGNQFFLAVGLDRTSASSAALILALIPLATSVLAMVFLGDRLTVLRFVGILSGLAGISLVITQGNGGLGGLSLGSLYIFGAMLSQSFSFIWINKLTETLDAREATAVMLTFGSVLLFVISLFMDPHGVHALTDGSLGVWTVFVLSAVVATALGQMIYNLAIHRLGAGKSAIFMNLTPLFSLVGSALLLGETIRLPQIVGFLFIVAGVLLGTGYLEQVIARKNDDRTVIRRRDRSV, encoded by the coding sequence ATGGCTCAACTCGCCACCTACGGTTTGTTGGTTTTCATCATGATGGTATGGGGACTGAATGTGATCGCGATCAAAATTCTCGTGCAGCATTTTCCGCCGGTGCTCATTACTTCGCTGCGGATTTTTCTCGCCGGAATGATCGTGTTTTTGCTGCTGATCTTTCAAAAGCGGCTCCGTCCTTTAACGAAAAAGGAATCGTTTTATGCGGTTGCCGGAAGTTTGCTTGGCATGGTCGGCAATCAATTTTTTCTCGCAGTCGGTTTAGATCGTACATCCGCCTCGAGTGCGGCGCTCATTTTGGCGCTCATTCCGTTGGCGACGTCCGTGTTGGCGATGGTTTTTTTGGGTGATCGATTGACAGTCCTTCGTTTCGTCGGCATTTTGTCCGGGCTTGCCGGCATCTCTCTCGTCATTACGCAAGGAAACGGCGGGCTTGGCGGACTGTCGCTCGGTTCCTTGTACATTTTCGGCGCGATGTTGTCGCAGTCCTTCAGCTTTATTTGGATCAACAAACTGACGGAAACGCTGGACGCCCGGGAAGCGACGGCGGTCATGCTTACCTTTGGTTCCGTGCTGCTGTTCGTGATCAGCTTGTTCATGGACCCGCATGGGGTGCATGCACTGACGGACGGTTCTCTCGGCGTCTGGACGGTTTTTGTTTTGTCCGCGGTGGTGGCGACGGCATTGGGACAAATGATTTATAATTTGGCGATCCATCGGCTCGGCGCGGGTAAATCAGCGATCTTCATGAATTTGACGCCGCTGTTTTCCCTCGTCGGTTCCGCTCTGTTACTCGGCGAAACGATCCGGTTGCCGCAAATCGTTGGTTTCTTGTTCATAGTCGCGGGTGTCTTGCTCGGCACGGGTTATCTTGAACAGGTGATCGCACGAAAAAACGACGATCGGACGGTCATTCGCCGTCGCGATCGTTCGGTTTAA
- a CDS encoding DUF393 domain-containing protein — MEDKLVVFYDGDCPLCRNAKKAIERFDRRGSIEWLSFRREGVMETYDLYEKKPEERIHSIRMSDSQRFEGIYTLQQIAMRVPRYRPLVPLLHLTIKLGFGQRLYDSIAKRRKIVPVGQCGSEGCPVHLKPNDRDGE, encoded by the coding sequence GTGGAGGATAAGCTAGTCGTGTTCTATGACGGCGATTGCCCGCTTTGCCGGAACGCAAAAAAAGCGATCGAACGCTTCGACCGCCGGGGCAGCATCGAATGGCTTTCTTTTCGCCGTGAGGGAGTCATGGAAACGTACGATTTATACGAAAAAAAACCGGAAGAACGCATTCACAGCATTCGCATGAGCGACAGCCAAAGATTCGAAGGCATTTATACGCTGCAGCAAATTGCCATGCGCGTGCCGCGATACCGGCCGCTTGTTCCGCTGCTTCATTTGACAATTAAACTCGGTTTCGGCCAGCGATTGTACGATTCGATCGCGAAAAGACGTAAAATCGTTCCGGTCGGCCAATGCGGCAGCGAAGGATGTCCCGTTCATCTTAAACCGAACGATCGCGACGGCGAATGA
- a CDS encoding M20 peptidase aminoacylase family protein, which translates to MNLANIFEHLHAHPEISWEEHETTEYVRKMLAEHGYRVRTFDECTGVIGEIGSGRPVVALRADIDALWQQVGGHFRANHSCGHDAHMTMVLGVAETAKELVREYEGTVRLIFQPAEEKGAGALKMVELGVADDIDYLYGVHLRPIEEARFGKAAPAILHGASRLVEGKIIGKDTHGARPHLGINAIDVGSSLNAMINRVRLDPMIPHSIKMTKFRAGGKNANIIPGSAVFSVDMRAQSNQLMEALDDRFKRIIEPMKDQFGVDIRLATQAVIPASEVSEDAQHIMADAICDVLGHRNMLPAIETPGGDDFHFYTLKRPHLKATMLGLGCDLQPGLHHPDMTFNREAIGSGVEILTRAIKLTLEHGKEA; encoded by the coding sequence ATGAATTTGGCAAACATATTCGAGCATCTTCACGCGCATCCGGAAATCAGCTGGGAAGAACACGAAACGACTGAATACGTTCGAAAAATGTTGGCGGAACACGGGTACCGCGTGCGTACCTTTGACGAGTGCACAGGCGTGATCGGCGAAATCGGCAGCGGCCGGCCGGTTGTTGCTTTGCGGGCGGATATCGATGCGTTGTGGCAGCAGGTTGGCGGGCATTTCCGCGCTAATCACTCGTGCGGGCACGACGCGCACATGACGATGGTGCTCGGAGTTGCTGAGACAGCCAAAGAGCTGGTGCGCGAATATGAAGGTACTGTCCGGTTGATTTTCCAGCCGGCGGAAGAGAAAGGCGCCGGTGCTTTGAAAATGGTCGAGCTTGGGGTGGCCGACGACATCGATTATTTGTACGGCGTGCATTTGCGACCGATCGAAGAGGCACGGTTCGGTAAAGCGGCTCCGGCGATTTTGCACGGCGCATCCCGGTTAGTGGAAGGGAAAATTATCGGCAAAGATACGCACGGAGCACGTCCGCATTTAGGGATTAATGCGATTGATGTCGGGTCCTCGCTGAACGCGATGATCAATCGCGTGCGGCTCGATCCGATGATCCCCCATTCGATTAAAATGACGAAGTTTCGCGCGGGAGGCAAGAATGCGAACATTATTCCGGGATCGGCGGTGTTCAGCGTTGACATGCGAGCACAGTCCAATCAGTTGATGGAAGCGCTGGACGATCGTTTCAAGCGTATCATCGAGCCGATGAAAGACCAGTTCGGCGTCGACATCCGGCTGGCCACTCAGGCGGTCATTCCGGCTTCGGAAGTGAGCGAAGATGCGCAGCATATAATGGCGGATGCGATTTGCGACGTACTCGGGCACCGCAACATGCTGCCGGCGATCGAAACCCCCGGCGGTGACGACTTCCATTTTTACACATTGAAACGTCCGCATTTGAAAGCGACGATGCTCGGTTTAGGCTGCGATTTGCAGCCGGGGTTGCACCATCCGGACATGACGTTTAATCGCGAAGCGATCGGCAGCGGTGTGGAAATATTGACAAGGGCGATTAAGTTGACGTTGGAGCATGGGAAGGAAGCGTGA
- a CDS encoding GNAT family N-acetyltransferase, which yields MGFQATIKVLRTMEELKGVRELEQIVWGMDPLPLHQTFTASRNGGLLLGAYDRERLIGFSYSFPGFAERKPYLCSHMLAVHPDYRGRQIGWRLKQEQRRKAIDFGYDLIVWTYDPLLSRNAHLNLHKLGGVAVAYEPNLYGEMEDRLNRGLPSDRFKIHWQLGETVKNLRMPEILPDRVWLDAELDSTGMPAAVDGSCGRKVSDQSDWFVAIPADFLSIKQQHLDLAIDWRRKSGEAFATLFGEGFVAPEFVKSASGQPWHYYWFTKK from the coding sequence ATGGGCTTTCAAGCAACGATTAAGGTGCTTCGCACGATGGAGGAACTGAAAGGTGTAAGGGAGTTGGAGCAGATCGTTTGGGGCATGGACCCGTTGCCGCTTCATCAAACGTTTACCGCTTCCCGGAATGGCGGCCTCCTTTTGGGCGCTTATGATCGGGAGCGGCTGATTGGCTTTTCGTACAGTTTCCCGGGTTTCGCCGAGCGGAAACCGTATTTATGTTCCCATATGCTTGCCGTTCATCCTGATTACCGAGGCAGACAAATCGGCTGGCGGTTGAAACAAGAGCAGCGCCGGAAGGCGATCGACTTCGGTTATGATTTGATCGTGTGGACGTATGACCCGCTGCTCAGTCGGAATGCGCATTTAAACTTGCATAAGCTCGGCGGCGTTGCCGTCGCATATGAGCCGAATTTGTACGGCGAGATGGAGGACCGCTTGAATCGGGGTCTCCCTTCGGATCGCTTCAAGATCCATTGGCAGCTTGGGGAGACCGTCAAGAACTTGCGAATGCCTGAAATTTTGCCGGATCGCGTATGGCTCGACGCTGAACTTGACAGCACCGGTATGCCGGCGGCGGTAGATGGATCGTGCGGGCGAAAGGTCAGCGATCAATCGGATTGGTTCGTTGCGATACCTGCCGATTTTTTATCGATCAAACAACAGCACTTGGATTTGGCTATTGATTGGCGGCGGAAGTCGGGAGAAGCGTTTGCAACGTTATTTGGCGAAGGTTTTGTTGCTCCGGAATTCGTGAAATCGGCGTCCGGCCAACCGTGGCATTATTATTGGTTTACAAAAAAATAA
- the menC gene encoding o-succinylbenzoate synthase: MGVVHVIHLDRAVLRDVSMRLKAPFQTSFGTFQDKSFILVELLDKDGVNGWGESVAFAFPWYNEETVETNRHMIEDILLPLLFESPLRHPDEVRERFSAIRRNNMAKSALEGAVWDLYAKKIGMPLAEALGGEKKQIDVGVSIGIQPSTEALLEVISRHVASGYKRIKLKIKPGTDVELLRDVRRHFPEIPLMADANSAYTLNDMDRLKALDDFDLLMIEQPLAHDDLIDHAVLQQQLDTPICLDESIHSYEDVQHAIKLGSCKIINIKIGRVGGLTEAKRIHDLCAEHGIPVWCGGMLEAGVGRAHNIALTTLPQFLLPGDTSASSRYWEADIIEPEVTVTNGIITVPETAGIGYDVDRQQLDRLTKNKKVIING, from the coding sequence ATGGGGGTCGTGCACGTGATTCATTTGGACCGCGCGGTGCTGCGCGACGTGTCAATGCGCTTGAAGGCGCCGTTTCAAACAAGCTTCGGAACGTTTCAAGATAAATCTTTCATTCTCGTGGAACTGCTTGACAAGGACGGCGTCAACGGGTGGGGGGAATCGGTCGCCTTTGCATTCCCGTGGTATAACGAAGAAACGGTGGAAACAAACCGGCATATGATTGAGGATATTTTGCTGCCGTTGTTGTTCGAAAGTCCGTTGCGCCATCCAGATGAAGTACGGGAGCGATTTTCGGCGATTCGCAGAAACAACATGGCCAAATCTGCGCTTGAAGGCGCCGTTTGGGATTTATATGCGAAAAAAATCGGGATGCCGCTTGCGGAAGCGCTCGGGGGCGAAAAAAAACAAATCGACGTCGGCGTGAGCATCGGGATTCAGCCGTCCACCGAAGCATTGCTGGAAGTGATTTCACGCCACGTTGCGTCCGGATACAAAAGAATTAAGTTAAAAATTAAGCCCGGCACCGATGTCGAATTGCTGCGCGACGTACGCCGTCATTTTCCCGAGATCCCGCTCATGGCTGACGCCAATTCCGCATACACGTTGAACGACATGGACCGGCTGAAAGCGCTCGATGATTTTGATCTGCTTATGATCGAGCAACCGCTCGCCCACGACGACTTGATTGATCACGCGGTGTTGCAGCAGCAGCTTGACACGCCGATCTGTCTCGACGAAAGCATCCATTCTTACGAAGACGTTCAGCACGCGATCAAACTCGGAAGCTGCAAGATCATCAATATAAAAATCGGTAGAGTTGGCGGTCTGACGGAGGCAAAGCGAATCCACGATTTGTGCGCGGAGCACGGCATTCCGGTTTGGTGCGGGGGCATGTTGGAAGCCGGTGTTGGACGCGCCCACAATATTGCGCTGACGACGTTGCCGCAATTTTTGCTTCCCGGCGATACTTCGGCATCTTCCCGTTATTGGGAGGCGGACATCATTGAACCGGAAGTGACGGTAACAAACGGAATAATCACCGTACCTGAAACGGCGGGGATTGGTTATGACGTCGATCGCCAGCAGTTAGATCGTCTGACGAAAAACAAGAAAGTCATCATTAACGGCTAA
- a CDS encoding AMP-binding protein, whose protein sequence is MIYNEEMETMVYSKREELQLNRLRTTAAHVYENIPFYQNAFDEKGVSPEDIQSLDDVRKLPFTRKQDLRNHYPFGMFAVEQKEVVRLHASSGTSGKPTVVGYTRNDIETWTELVARSIAAAGGEPGKVLHNAYGYGLFTGGLGLHYGSEKLGMATVPVSGGNTERQMLLIEDFKPQVICGTPSYVLNIAEEMERAGKNPAATSLEFGIFGAEPWSEEMRRELEARLAIKAIDIYGLSEVYGPGVAIECHEAQDGLHVQDDLIYVEAIDPETLEPVPDGEDGELVFTSLVKEATPLIRYRTGDVASIRRDTCRCGRTTVRMSRVKGRIDDMLIIRGVNVFPSQIENYLLQVKELVPHYQVAVDRNGTLDEAEIHVEMSEAFYADVAGDLQHERVRALAGKVAKLIKANCLVTMNVKVKRPHEIPRSQGKAVRVIDLRK, encoded by the coding sequence ATGATTTATAACGAAGAAATGGAAACAATGGTTTACAGTAAGCGGGAAGAACTTCAACTGAATCGATTGCGCACGACCGCGGCGCACGTTTACGAAAACATCCCTTTCTATCAAAACGCTTTCGACGAGAAAGGAGTGTCGCCGGAAGACATTCAATCGCTCGACGATGTTCGAAAACTGCCATTTACAAGAAAACAAGATTTGCGCAACCATTATCCTTTTGGCATGTTTGCCGTTGAACAGAAAGAAGTTGTCCGTCTCCATGCGTCTTCGGGAACAAGCGGAAAACCGACTGTAGTCGGCTATACGCGCAACGATATCGAAACGTGGACGGAATTGGTTGCACGGTCGATCGCGGCAGCCGGCGGGGAACCGGGGAAGGTGCTACATAATGCGTACGGTTACGGGTTATTTACCGGCGGTCTCGGCTTGCATTACGGATCGGAAAAACTTGGGATGGCGACCGTCCCCGTTTCCGGAGGGAATACGGAGCGGCAAATGCTGTTAATCGAGGATTTCAAGCCGCAAGTGATTTGCGGGACGCCTTCCTATGTGTTGAACATTGCCGAAGAAATGGAACGAGCGGGGAAAAATCCGGCGGCAACGAGTCTCGAATTCGGCATTTTCGGCGCAGAACCGTGGTCGGAAGAAATGCGGCGCGAGCTCGAGGCCAGATTGGCGATCAAAGCGATCGATATTTACGGGTTGAGTGAGGTGTACGGGCCGGGAGTAGCGATTGAATGCCACGAAGCGCAGGACGGTTTGCACGTTCAAGACGATTTGATTTACGTCGAGGCGATCGATCCGGAGACGCTGGAACCGGTGCCGGACGGAGAAGACGGAGAACTCGTATTTACGAGTTTGGTGAAAGAAGCGACCCCGCTTATCCGCTACAGAACCGGCGACGTCGCTTCGATTCGCCGCGATACTTGCCGGTGCGGCCGGACAACAGTTAGGATGTCGCGCGTCAAAGGCCGTATCGACGACATGTTAATCATCCGCGGCGTCAACGTGTTTCCGTCGCAAATCGAGAATTATTTGCTGCAAGTGAAAGAACTCGTGCCGCATTATCAAGTCGCTGTCGACCGCAATGGCACATTGGATGAAGCAGAAATTCACGTTGAAATGAGCGAAGCCTTTTACGCGGATGTAGCGGGAGATTTGCAGCATGAACGTGTGCGGGCATTGGCAGGCAAAGTGGCAAAGCTGATTAAAGCGAATTGTCTCGTAACGATGAACGTGAAGGTAAAACGGCCGCATGAGATACCGCGTTCGCAAGGAAAAGCGGTTCGCGTGATTGATTTAAGGAAGTAG